The DNA region CCAAATTGCACTGTCCTCACCCCTCTCAGCCGACGGTAGAGGGATCGCAGCAATGGACAATCCGAGCTGTGTGGCAGCAGACTAGCAAATAATTCCCATCTCCATCCACGCCCGTGCCGATTCGGGTCTTTCAATTGGTACCTTTGGGTAGCTTTCACATAAGCGTTTTGAGTAAATCTTCAACTTATGACCGGCAAGCCCTTTGCGGTCCCTCCATTAATATTTACATACATTTATGTAATTACTCAATAACAAATTTACATTCTGTAAATTATACtccaacattttttttccattagaCTCCAAAGGTAATTGTAAAGTATACTACCGACAGTTTTATTTTCCTCGAACTCAAAAGGTCTTTTTCATATCactattatttatttctctctctcatatatatatatatatataaaagcgtgcccttttatttttttaagagaaTTTCATGAGTCCTCCATATAATCAATGGGCCCTTTTATTTTACATGTGTCTCCACAGCCCCAaattcccaattgaattaTTTACTAGGAGATATTTGGGGAGTATTATCTGAGATTGCCCTTACGTCCGCCAATACTTGATAATGTGCTTGTCTAATGCTTTGTTTGTCTTATTCCATGTTGCTATCCCATGTTCAATTCAATGTACACCACAGCATTCTATTATACAGCTGAATTAAGCAGAGAATAGGAAAAGCCTACCTTAGATTTTCTGTTGCAAGGGAAGAGAGACTGACTAAGAAAATATGTTTGGGGAGATGTCGCATGAGGTGGAGGTTCAAGTGCCGGCCTCCGAGGCCTGGGACCTCTTCGGCACTCTCCGCATAGGAAAGCTCGTCGCCAACCTCAAGCAGCTGCTTCACGGTGTCGAACTCGTCCATGGCGACGGTGGAGTGGGCACCATCTTTGAGCTGACCTTCGCTCCCGGTAACTTCCCATCACGGCCTGTTCTCTACGCCTTGGAATGATTACGCACGGTTCTTTAATTAGTTCTATACGACGGTCTCTGCTTGAAGGAGTTTCGGCATTAACATCTTACAAGGAGAAGTACACCAAGGTCGACAATGAGAATCGAGTCAAGGAGGCGGAAGTGATCGAAGGAGGGTTCCTGGACTTGGGATTCACCCTGTACCTGGTCCGCTTCCAGGTCTTCGAGAAAGGTCAGTCCTCCTGCTCCGTCAAATCCACTATCGAGTATGAACTCCCCGACGAGCTGGCTGCTAGTGCCTCTCTGGTCAGCATTGAACCGTTCGTGATGGTCCTAGATCTCGCCAAGGAACATCTCCTGAGCCTCCATGGCAACAACAAGGCCGGGCCAGTCAGTTAACTCAGCTCGTTGTCACACGGTGCATCAATCGATGAGTTCCCATAACTGAGACCTATTATAATGAATCGCTGGTACCTTGTACTCCTTTATCTCCCACAATAACATTAATTAACGCATCTCCTATCTATGAACAATATTACCGTGCatataatatttgttttttttttctcatactGTTAAATCGAGTCGCGATaccaaatgcattaattaaatCTCGACGTCTATATTATGATTGCCAACTGGATTGTCGATCAATCCAATTGTTGGGGTTTTGATTGTATCCActgttggaaattatggctaatgggtgaatgagGAAATTGTTCACAAGTTAATGACTCTTAATTTTCTTGGtggttacaagaaatgaatggattgtattaatgaataatcaaataccattaacacatatattgaatatatgtgagttattccccataaaaggagaataggaagagtcatGGAAGGATGAAACCCGTAGTCTATAAAGGCACATGCATCAAATTAAATCAGGAGAGCCTCCTGCCATTTTGCTTCCTGTTGCCgattggaaaaggaaaaaagaaaagtcttcCCTTGGTTGCAATTCCCTAGAGAAAAACAACTTCCTTTTACTGAGATCAAAAGGAAATTGCACAAGTGGTCGACTACAATTTTCTACGAaggattcaaattcaaaagTGTTCATGCTTCTCTTCGAGTTCGCTGAAGTGTTGCTGTTTGTGCTGCTACTTCGTTTGTTGTCGTTTTACCCTGggaaacgattgtccacgtgacctcaagcacccaggaggagacaattctgtttcaaggggtttgtgtctaatACAGGACTCGGCTCTCTCATATCTTTCGATTTCGCCtttgtttcggtttgaatttccaagttcttACACTAGTGAAATTCAGTTAATTTTATAGTATTCTATTTGTCCGAATAACTATTTGAATTATTGTTCAATTTTTGTGACTTATTACGgctaattataattttgattacAATCTTGAAACAGAATTTGTTATTTGAACGATTCGAATGGCGTCGGGGAACGATGGAGATACGACCAACAGAAGCCAGACTactggctccggccctgctccTATCTTGCCTAACCATTTGGTTAGCCAAAACGTGGCTGCTCCCTCGATGGTCCCTGTGAACCATGTCGAGAAGCCTGAGAAGTTCAATGGGTTGAACTTTAAGAGGTGGCAGCAAAAGATGCTATTCTACCTCACAACTCTGAACCTTACAAGATTCTTGACTGAAAATGCTCCAACCCTATCTGTGGGGGAGTCAGATGTGCAGGCTCTCAGTGCAGTTGATGCTTGGAAGCACTCCGACTATCTTTGCCGGAATTATATCATGAATAATCTTCATGATTCCCTGTATAGTGTCTATCAGGGGTTTATGATTGCAAAGGAACTATGGGAATCATTGGAccgtaaatataaattagagGATGCCGGTGCGAAGAAATTTCTCGTCGGACGATTCcttgattttaaaatgatgGATTCAAGGACCGTAATGAGTCAACTGCAGGAATTTCAAGTGCTCTTACATGAGATTCAGGCTGAGGGGATGGCTCTAAGGAAATCCTTCCAAGTGGCTATTGTCATTGAAAAGCTACCTCCTGGTTATAaggatttcaagaattatctGAAACATAAGCGAAATGAGATGACAATGGAAGATCTTGTTGTCAAGTTTCGAATTGAAGAAGACAATAAAAACTCCGGAAAAGATCTCATCCTCCCTGCTGCTAAGGTAAATGTCATGGAGTAAGGGCAAAGCTCcaagaacaaaaaaggcaagaagaagCTGGGTACGAATGGAGGAATCTTCAAGCCCAAGTTTCAGGGGAAATGCTTCAACTGTGACAAGAAATGTCACAAATCTGCTGACTGTAGGCTCCCAAAGAGGAAAAAGGACCATGAAGCAAACGTGGTTAATGAAATAGCTTAAGATGTGGCAGACATCAACCTATCTGCTGTGGTTTCAGAGGTGAACCTCATTGGGTCCAACCCAAAGGAATGGTGGCTTGATACCGGTGCCACTAGACATGTGTGCTCAAACAGAGACCTATTTACAATGCTTGAACTGGTCATTGGGGAGAGGATCTATATGGGAAACTTTGTCCATTCTGCTATTGAAGGTCAAGGAAAGGTGGTCTTAAAGATGACTTCAAGAAAATAGTTGACTCTAAACAACGTATTGTACGTACCTGAGATTCGGAAGAATTTAGTCTCCGAATCATTGCTGAACAAACATGGGTTCATGATGATTTTTGAGTCAGACAAAGTTATTTTTTCCAAGTCTGGAATGTACGTAGAAAAGAGATATGTTTGTGATGGGCTTTTTAAGCTCAATGTAATGACcataatcaataagaattctGATTCTTCTGCGTATTTGATTGAGTCTCCTGATTTGTGGCATGGAAGACTAGGTCATGTCAGTTTTAATACTTTGCGTagattaattaacttgaatcaCATACCTACATTCCGAATTGATTCACAGcacaaatgtgaaatttgtgttgaggcaaaattgaaaaggtCACCTTTTCAAACGATTGAAAGAAACACTGAGCCACTTGATCTAATTCATAGTGATGTATGCGATTTAAAGTTCGCAACAACAAGATGgggtaataattattttattacctttatcgatgataatacaaaatacggttatgtatatttgttgaaaagcaaagatgaggccatagagaaatttgttctctataaaaatgaaattgagaatcaactcaacaagaaaatcaagagattgaggAGTGACAGAGGAGGCGAATACATAACTCCTTTCGGGAAATTCTGTGCACAATACGGAATTATACACGAAGTGACTGCATCCTATTCACCTCAATCGAATGGTGTTGCTGAACGCAAAAATCGCACGTTGAAAGACATGATAAATGCGATGATATTAAGTTCAGGATTACCTCAAAATATGTGGAGTGAAGCAATATTGTCAAGCAATTACCTATTAAATAAGGTACCTcgaaagaaaggggaaaagacACCTTATGAATTATTCAGAGGTAGGAGACCATCCTATGATCACTTGCGAGTGTGGGGGTGCTTGGCAAAAGTAGTCGTTCCGGcaccaaagaaagtaaagatcgGTCCTAAGACAGTGGACTGGATCTTTATTGGCTATGCACATAATAGTAGTGCTTATCGATTTCTTGTGCATGAATCTAAGATTCCCGATATACACAAGAACACGATAATGAAATCAAGGAATGCATCGTTCTTTGAAGATGTATTTCCATGTAAATTGAATGAGGCATCGAGTTCATCGAAACGAACCTCACATACTATGAATGATGGACTTCATGACGTAGATCATGAAAAATCATTCGGGGATGATTTTCTGACATATTTGTTAGAAAAGGAACCACAAAGCTATGCTGAAGTAGTGAATTCCTCCGAGGGACCTCTCTGGAAGGAAgcaatcaaaagtgaaattgaTTCGATTCTGCGAAATCACACTTGGGAATTAGGGTCCAAATGGatctttaaaaggaaaatgaaagcagATGGATCCATTGATAAGTACAAGGCCAGGCTTATAATTAAGGGATACAAGCAAAAGGAAGGCTTGGActattttgatacttattctCCTGTGACGAGAATAAATTTCATTAGGATGATACTTGCAATTACAACACTGCGTAATATGGAAgttcatcaaatggatgtgaaaacagcttttctaaatggagatttagatgaagaaatcTATATGGAATAACCGAGGGGTTCATGGCTCcaggaaaagaaatgaaagtcTGTAAATTGGTCAAATCATTGTATGGGTTGAAACAAGCGCCAAAACAGTGGCACGAAAAATTCGATAATACAATGATTTCCAAAGGATTTAAGATCAATGAGTGTGATAAATGTGTATACAttaaagaaacagaaaaatgGTTACTTCATTTTATGTCTCTACGTGGATGACATTTTCATTGTTGGTAGTAATGATAGAATGATCAAATCTACGAAGAATATGATGAATTCGAGAATTGACATGAAAGATATGGGACTCGCTGATGTgattttaggaattaaaatcatgagaatATCAGATAGACTAATTTTGAGTCAGTCACACTACATAgataaaattctggaaaaatttaccaaaaatgaTTCTGGAATTTCAAAGACTCCAATAGACAATAATCTTCATCTATCAAAGAATAGAGAATAGAGTATTTCTCATTTAGAATACTTGCGGGTCATTGGAAGTTTGATGTATCTGATGAGTTGTACTAGGCCTGATATTGCATACTCGGTTAGTAGACTCAGTAGATATACGAGTAATCCGAGTGGAGACCATTGGAAGGGAATTATAAGGGTACTTAGATACCTTAGATACACTCAAGATTATGGGCTGCACTATACTAGATATCCAGTTGTCATAGAGGGGTACAGTGATGCAAACTGGATATATGATATAACGGATTCGAAATCCACTAGTGGATATGTGTTCACACTAGCAGGTGCAGCAGTTTCATGGAAATCCTCGAAACAAACTGTTATCGCTAGGTCTACAATGGAATCTGAGTTTATTACTCTGGATAAATGTGGAGAAGAAGTTGAATGGCTGCGCCATTTTCTAGAGGACATTCCTAAATGGGAAAAACCTGTGCCACCAATTTGTATCCACTGTGACGGTCAAACGGCAATTGGAAGGGCATAGAGTAATATCTATAATGGTAAGTCTAGACATATACATCATAGACATAATATCATTAGACAATTAATCTCAGTTGGAATTATCTCTATTGACTACGTGCAGTCAAAGGATAATATAGCGGATCTGCTAACCAAAGGGGTAAGTAAAGAGCAGTTTGAGAAGTTGTCAAAGGGAATGGATTTAAAGTCCATTAGAGGAAATGTTTTATAGCGAACACCCAACCTAGCTGACTGGAGATCCCAAGATTTAGGTTCAATGGGACAACCAAGTTATAGAACCGAATTAAATCACTGTGGGGGAAAAAATTCCTGGACCATTCCTTGATGAAACAGTGATAAACGGATAAGGCTAGCAATCTAAAATTGCTTTAATGATATATGAAATCACCTATGTGAGAGAGAAGTGAGGCTGCTTTAGAGGAGAATTTCTATGGACTTAATTCTTCAGAAACTCTTGCAGAACCAGGACGGTGTTCCATGGCAAAAATGGACACAACTATGAGAACCGAAGGAAGTCAGTTGACTCCTGTGTGAGGTGTGTGATATCTTTACACAAAACAGCGGAACAATTCaaggacttcgtgtctatTGGACTGCCAGTAAAGTACATGCATTTTCACAAGGGAAGGTTCAAGAGTGGTGACACCTACCTATCCTATACAGGTTCAATTGGTGAACACTATCTACGAGTCgaaacaaaacaatttccattcatgtgggggattgttggaaattatgaCTAATGGGTGAATGAGGAAATTGTTCACAAGCTAATggctcttgattttcttggtggttataagaaatgaatggattgtattcatgaataatcaaataccattaacacatatattgaatataagtgagttattccccataaaaggagaataggaagagtcatGGAAGGATGAAACCCGTAGTCTATAAAGGCACATGTAGCAAATTAAATCGGGAGAGCCTCCTGCCATTTTGCTTCTTGTAGCCgattggaaaaggaaaaaagaaaagtcttcCCTTGGTTGCAATTCCCTATAGAAGAACAACTTCCTTTTACTGAGATCAAAAGGAAATTGCACAAGTGGTCGGCTACAATTTTCTACGAAggattcaatctcaaaagtgtTCACGCTTTTCTTCGAATTCGCTGAAATGTTGCTGTTTGTGCTGCTGTTtcgcttgttgccgttttaccctgggaaacgattgtccacgtGACCTCAAGCACCCAGAAGGGGACAATTttgtttcaaggggtttgtgtctaatacaggactcggctctctcgtatctttcggtttcgcctttgtttcagtttgaatttccaagttcttACACTAGTGAAATTCAGTTAATTTTATAGCATTCTATTTGTCCACATAactatttgaattatcgtttaatttttgtgacttattacggctaattataattttgattacATCCACAACCAATTTCGGATGTCTCAGAGCTCCGGCAACCTAAGCTAGCTATATATGGGCTTGAGCCggaaaataaaaactattGCAAGGAATGGGAACAATcatcacaaataaaaattgataaaggATTGAAATACGACACATTATTTCTATCACAAATACCCTTGGAGACTTTATCGGTCGATGAATCACTGAAGCTCCTAATTAAAGTTAGAAGAGTACTCGTGTTCTTCGAACATTGGCAAATCAAGAAAATCGTAACACCCATTATAACCTAGTCATCTCAATGTCCTTAATTGTTTCATATATGATCAATGtttacttaatatttttttaactttattaatttgtaaatattACCGTGATATTTTCTAACGATATTGTTCGGCTCCAAATGAGAATACGTTGTAGGAATTCTACGGTGGTCTTCTAGCTAGGTAAAAAAAGCCATCCATAAGTGAAGCAGTCatggagaatttttttttttttttaaaaagcttTAGGAAGCCAACTTTGTTGGGCACAAATTcctattggaaaataataaccCAACCCCATTTGTCTTCTaacaagataaaaataaatgaactagaatatatttttcttgccAAACAAGCCCTTTCGGGTCGATGAGAAGATAGTTGCCAAACCCCATGTCTATACATTTTCTAAGCTTTCTCTTAATGGACATGAGAAGCTACCCTCATCAAAAGCAGGCAACAGAGGTACAAGTTCAAGTTGAGACCGTCCACCAAACATATTGATTTCTTATAGAATATCAAATAGTTCATAAATTTCAATAGCGATTGAGAGACCGTATTTTCAAATGTAAATTCTAGTATTATCTCttgatataaaatatgttCCTCGCACCAAACGTGCTGTAAATTTTCCCACTTTAGCATGTTCATGAGAATCTTGCTATCTCATGATGGGGAAGGAttgtttgtttttcatttGAGAGTGCTGCTATTGATGCCAATTTCAATATATGTTAACGTGTGTTTTAgacttattattttaagacCGTTGAAAAGACACATGATTGATTAAAGTATGAAGAATAGGACAAACAAAagtattttcatatatatatatatatatatatatataacatatatagcTATCGATATCTATAATacctatatttttttcagtaaCTAATGATTGATTAAggcataaaaaagaaatcataaataacttTTACATTAAAGAATCACTTGGTGGTGTAACTTTCAACTTCCCAAAGTATTCTttagtaaaatttttataattaataacaaccatcaaattataaatatcCGCCTGTGGGATCCGGGCCGGGCCTAGCAAAAGCAATGAACTGTGATGGACTTGTTTCTTGGGCTAAAAGTAAAAGCTAGGCCCAAAATTATTACGGCTATAAAATACGGCCCATGAACAAAAAGACCAAATTGCCACTCAACTGGTCATCCCCATAGCAGAACACTGCACGGAACGAAaaccccttctctctctctcgctgtCGGGGCTTGTCTGTCTCTCTCTGGTACCTTCTTCTTCGCGTTCGACTTCCTGAGCAATCCTCACCACCACCGTCGCGGACCGGTCGCAGCTCGTCCGTCCGGCTAATCTCTCCTATCTTCGATTTGCATATCTGAGTGCGTGGGGCGATCCTTCTGCCCTCAGCAATGGCGACTGTGATGCAGAAAATCAAGGACATCGAGGATGAGGTACTGTGTGCTGTGTACTCTAAATGCCGCACGAAGTCCGTTTATGTTCAATGTGCTAGTATTATTGCGTGCCCTTTTGAGGTTTAGTCGATTGTGTTCTGGGGTGGCGGATGTAACACTGGCGTTCCTATATCccgtttaaaaaaaaaaggaaaaaaaaaaagagcaaagcTTGTTTAGAAAATGGGTTCTTGATGATTTCCTCAGCTTTTAATGGTCGAGGTATGATGTTGTCCCAACTTAGTGGAGTTTTAATGGTTATGAGACAGGACATGTTGGTTTCTTAATCAATTCATGTTCTGAAAGGAACGTTTTTGCTGAAGGGAGCTCAGCATGAGGTTTGGATATCTTCAAATATCTTCCCGCAAGTTAAAAAATGGGATATTCTTTCGTATaaaattgttctttgtgcGGGGTGGTAATCATTTCAGCCAGAATTGGCGTCCATGGTTTATCTGTGCAATGTATATGTAAAATGTTGAGGTTTGagtttctttccctttttgttGTAATGATCAATGAATCTTTTTGGACTTATTTTGCCATTTATTTTGTCCCTTTTATCATTCGAGTGTTTATTTCTGCTAAATGTCCAATCATATGCACGAACTTCATCATGCTGGTTACTGAATGCCTGTTCTATATCATTCTTCCATATGGTACCAGGATGAAGTTTCAGTGATAGATTCATGTTTTCGAACTTAAACGATGCAATTCAATCTGGAATACTGTCTTTATGGATATTTCTGTTGATAGAGTATGAAACTAAATGATTTGTTATTCACTGTCTCGCTGTTATTCCTTTCTGCAGATGGCAAGGACCCAGAAGAATAAGGCTACTGCCCACCATCTTGGCTTGCTTAAGGTACTTTTGCCTAGTAATACATGCTAAAATCTTTTCAGTCGTTTGGAGAAACTTGTTTGTCTTTGactatatttaaattaatatcttCAGGATTATACTGTTTGTTTATCTCTTACATCGTACTGGTCTAGAGTTTTCACTGCTTCTAGCTAAGTTCTGGTGTCTAGGTCCACTTTCTTCCGTGGTTATTGAAAAACTAATTAGAAATAATGATTGTTACATACAGGCAGCGAATATCTTTTTAACTTAATCCATTTCAAAGAGATCTGACATGGACCTTTCCTGACATAAATGTTAACCATTAATCTCTTTAGGCGTAAACTGATCTTTTTGTCATTCCTTTTGTCTTAGGCTAAACTTGCTAAGCTCCGGAGGGAACTCCTTACACCTACTACAAAAGGAGGTGGTGGCGCTGGAGAAGGTTTTGATGTGACTAAAAGTGGAGATGCAAGAGTTGGTCTGGTTGGTTTCCCTTCAGTCGGGAAATCTACTCTTTTGAATAAGTTGACAGGGACATTCTCAGAGGTAAAGTTAGTGATATGAAGTTGCTGTATTCTCAAAAATAACTTTGATACAGATAGACAGAGACGTTACCATGGTAATGTACGTTTGCAGcctgaataaaaaaatcaaatcccTAAGGGCTGGCCTTGTGGCTATTAATATTCCGAAACATTAGCAGCACTTATTGCAGCCTGCAGGTGCTGGTGTGTTTTGTATCTTGTGTGaataatatcttttttttgggtaatatcATGCATGCAGGTTGCTTCATATGAATTTACTACGTTGACTTGCATCCCTGGTGTGATCATGTACCGAGGGGCTAAAATTCAGGTATTTGTCCTTTTGTTTTAATGTTCACCAAGATATTCCAGTCAATGACAAGATCTAACTGGTTGCCTTTACGTTAAATTGGCAGTTGTTGGATCTTCCTGGTATTATTGAGGGTGCCAAGGACGGGAAGGGTAGAGGTCGGCAGGTAAAGTATTGCATTAGGTTTCCACCTTATTTGCCAATTATTCTCTGAAGGTCTTTCTCCAGCTCTATTGTCTAGAATGTGAAGGACAACTGGCTGGCCATCTACCTTTTAAAGCATGTTCATACTGTGGGCCCCTTATTAGTGATGTTCTGTTTGGGAATTAAAGGAACTTCTTTTTGTCGTGGAAACTGGAAAGAGTTGATAAGAATGACACCACTGATATATGAGACAATAAAACTAGATGAATGCATTGATAACAGAACTTTTAGATCAATAAAGACAGTGATGGTTGAAACTCGAGAGGAAAGTGCACGATACATCACTAATAGTTTCTTACAGTGATGCTGGTTTTTCAGTAGATGAGCTCTTGCTGTTTAAATAATCCTTCATCACAAGCATGTTTGTGGAGGCAGTCTTTGAGGCATTTTATAGAAGCAAGCGGTCTGTGACTACTGTTAACAGTGTGTAAATTGTCTTTCAGGTGATTAGCACTGCAAGGACATGTAATTGTATTCTAATTGTTCTTGATGCAATAAAGCCAATAACTCACAAGCGTCTGATAGAAAAGGAACTTGAGGGCTTTGGAATAAGGTAAAGTTTTACCCAATAACTTTCTTCATCTGTGGATCGATGTAATGTCTAATAGGGTATGTGATTCATTGCTTTCTATGACAGGCTGAACAAGGAGCCCCCTAATCTGACATTCAGGAAGAAAGATAAAGGTGGAATTAATTTCACATCGACTGTTACGAACACCCTTCTGGATCTTGAAACTGTGAAAGCAATATGCAGTGAGTACAGGATACACAATGCGGATATCACTCTGAGGTATGACGCTACGGCTGATGACCTTATCGATGTTATTGAAGGAAGTAGGATATATATGCCTTGCATATACGTTGTAAACAAGATCGATCAAATTACACTAGAGGAGCTGGAGGTCCTGGACAGACTGCCTCATTACTGTCCTATCAGGTAACTCTCTccacacccccccccccccccccccccccccccccccccccccccccccctcccccccacAACATTCTCTCCCTGAAGTATTTAACTATTCCTAGGTCTTAATTTATGGAGATATTTTATTACTTAAGTCGCACTTCTTGAAGGTGTCAGGCTGCATGAAATTGGGCATGGGAGTATTGTATACTGGCTGATCTTTGAACTTGATTTTGATACATTTTGCTCTTGGAACCGTATGCCATTAAAGGAAAACATTGAACTTTGTCTATTATATTTGGTGAGAAAAGGAATGATAGAGTATTTAAGAAGAAATCCTCATCCATTCAAGCTATTGCCCTACAGATTTCCCGAGGTGTAAGGGAGAGGGTTGCCTCCATCCTGAAGCTTGATGCTAAGTTGAATTCTTGTTGTTTTACTTCTTGTTTGAAATTGTCAGTGCTTGTATAGGTCTTTCACCTTTTTAGTCCCagtctctttttttaaaattgggGTTTCCAATAAACTGATGTACAGTTTTATGCACATGGTGGAAT from Punica granatum isolate Tunisia-2019 chromosome 3, ASM765513v2, whole genome shotgun sequence includes:
- the LOC116198579 gene encoding S-norcoclaurine synthase 1-like; the encoded protein is MFGEMSHEVEVQVPASEAWDLFGTLRIGKLVANLKQLLHGVELVHGDGGVGTIFELTFAPGVSALTSYKEKYTKVDNENRVKEAEVIEGGFLDLGFTLYLVRFQVFEKGQSSCSVKSTIEYELPDELAASASLVSIEPFVMVLDLAKEHLLSLHGNNKAGPVS
- the LOC116199623 gene encoding developmentally-regulated G-protein 3: MATVMQKIKDIEDEMARTQKNKATAHHLGLLKAKLAKLRRELLTPTTKGGGGAGEGFDVTKSGDARVGLVGFPSVGKSTLLNKLTGTFSEVASYEFTTLTCIPGVIMYRGAKIQLLDLPGIIEGAKDGKGRGRQVISTARTCNCILIVLDAIKPITHKRLIEKELEGFGIRLNKEPPNLTFRKKDKGGINFTSTVTNTLLDLETVKAICSEYRIHNADITLRYDATADDLIDVIEGSRIYMPCIYVVNKIDQITLEELEVLDRLPHYCPISAHLEWNLDGLLEKIWEYLNLTRIYTKPKGMNPDYDDPVILSSKRRTVEDFCHRIHKDMVKQFKYALVWGSSVKHKPQRVGKEHELDDEDVVQIIKKV